A genomic stretch from Luteolibacter flavescens includes:
- a CDS encoding sulfatase-like hydrolase/transferase, giving the protein METNSGVYVSPQNTGTNPNVADSDGDSIPDGLELTLGTNPVDATSKVKRPNIILINCDDLGYGDVGCFWQNQRTGTQKFATPGLDALAAGGAMLTHHYVGAPVCCSSRASLLQGRHQGHADIRDNQFNYPLPSNHSIGTVLKKAGYHTVHVGKAGIAGTIYRTEPNTRNLPAHPLIRGFDSFLGYWSHYHAHEHYPRNGTTDKEAKLVYEYGLISDAYVDLYTTDVFTAYAKKTIIEDTQQTPDRPFFLYLAYDAPHFKNQIPPTKDYPAGMGLNGGIQWTGAPSYANTATNDPAKVDNIANLHSSVNPAWPEVQRRYVSMVRRIDDSVTDIVQTLRDLNIDNNTLIVFTSDNGPAAEDGQDPRFFKGFANFEGIKRDLWEGGIRTPTIAWWPGRIPATNQIAAPRQISNPSGHWDWLATFADFASAPAPSYTDGISLVSQLTQAPNPKEHDYLYFEYNLTGGSTANWTEFPNHRGEATGQSQAVRIGNFMGVRMTVSSAATPFKIYNVVTDPGQGTNLAAQMPEMQARMQAIAVSSRIPQALAPRPYDTAPMPAVTFPSVTNGAHVKTYEGTWYYLPDFRNLTPTREGRSGTITPAALSRTTDAGVAFTAYLSVPTTGAYTFALDSNDSSSLWVHDANVIDNDFQWTASKTSQPVYLQAGLHPIRLFYRHRTGTPVLNLRYSGPGITMQAVPNSALFVEGQPPELRPDAITARLGTEATYDVLANDTSAVPLTLLSTGTTLLGTTGVAGNQLKLTPGNGVLGYDEFPYVATNDNFSQHTSQVAATVLFDNEIWLPFEEGAGTSVNRVGGSTAITGTLAGFTNTAEAWTTGRFHKALAFDGIDARVDFPGMALPTGQSPRTFACWVKTASRSTPELQALFSYGSNITGGRFLVRLDNQANVASDQPLKLEVGNGTGHITGTTPLNDGRWHHVAVVVDNHDGSEDVNVRETKLWVDGRLDPISSSEGRVLATGASLVPCIGGSNHNSGYNFKGKLDEVRIFDRALTDAEVQSLYQSRPIFLTVPTNPTGDSDGDGIPDEVEEIAGTDPNDINSSLKLDEFTVSAGNVHLQWTGRPGRDYQVEESTDLRTWQAIPGQGPIRIQPPSQGETAVPGPLSVDLPQSGPGPRFFRLKVSLTGVS; this is encoded by the coding sequence CCGAATGTTGCGGACAGCGATGGCGACAGTATCCCGGACGGCCTGGAGCTGACACTGGGGACGAACCCGGTTGACGCCACCAGCAAGGTCAAGCGACCGAACATCATCCTCATCAACTGCGACGACCTCGGCTACGGGGACGTCGGCTGCTTCTGGCAAAACCAGCGCACCGGCACGCAGAAATTCGCGACTCCCGGGCTCGATGCCCTCGCGGCGGGTGGCGCGATGCTGACCCACCACTACGTGGGCGCGCCCGTGTGCTGCTCTTCCCGCGCCTCGCTCCTCCAGGGGCGGCATCAGGGGCACGCGGACATCCGCGACAACCAGTTCAACTACCCGCTGCCATCGAACCACTCGATCGGCACCGTGCTGAAGAAGGCAGGCTACCACACCGTCCACGTCGGCAAGGCGGGGATCGCCGGCACCATCTACAGGACTGAACCCAATACCAGGAACCTGCCCGCCCACCCGCTCATCCGGGGATTCGACAGCTTCCTCGGCTACTGGTCCCACTATCACGCCCACGAGCACTACCCGCGGAATGGCACGACCGACAAGGAAGCCAAGCTGGTGTATGAATACGGCCTGATCAGTGACGCCTACGTCGACCTCTACACCACCGACGTCTTCACCGCCTACGCGAAGAAGACGATCATCGAGGACACCCAGCAGACGCCGGACAGGCCCTTCTTCCTCTACCTCGCCTACGACGCCCCGCACTTCAAGAACCAGATCCCGCCGACCAAGGACTACCCGGCGGGCATGGGCCTGAACGGCGGCATCCAGTGGACCGGCGCCCCCTCCTACGCGAACACGGCCACGAACGACCCGGCGAAGGTGGACAACATCGCCAACCTCCACAGCTCGGTGAATCCGGCCTGGCCGGAAGTGCAGCGCCGCTACGTCTCGATGGTCCGCCGCATCGATGACTCGGTGACGGACATCGTCCAGACGCTCCGTGACCTGAATATCGACAACAACACGCTGATCGTCTTCACCTCCGACAACGGCCCGGCGGCCGAGGACGGGCAGGACCCCCGGTTCTTCAAGGGATTCGCGAACTTCGAAGGCATCAAGCGCGACCTGTGGGAAGGTGGCATCCGCACCCCGACGATCGCATGGTGGCCCGGTCGCATCCCGGCCACCAACCAGATCGCCGCTCCCCGCCAGATCTCGAATCCCTCCGGCCACTGGGACTGGCTGGCCACCTTCGCCGACTTCGCCTCGGCTCCCGCACCCTCCTACACGGACGGCATCTCGCTGGTCTCCCAGCTCACGCAAGCGCCCAACCCGAAGGAACACGACTACCTCTACTTCGAGTACAACTTGACGGGTGGCTCCACCGCGAACTGGACGGAATTCCCGAATCACCGCGGGGAAGCCACGGGACAGAGCCAGGCCGTGCGCATCGGGAACTTCATGGGAGTGCGGATGACCGTCAGCTCCGCCGCCACGCCCTTCAAGATCTACAACGTGGTGACCGACCCCGGCCAAGGCACGAACCTCGCCGCACAGATGCCCGAGATGCAGGCACGCATGCAGGCGATCGCCGTCTCCTCGCGGATCCCGCAGGCCCTCGCCCCCCGCCCCTATGACACGGCACCGATGCCCGCCGTGACCTTCCCGTCCGTGACGAATGGCGCGCACGTGAAAACTTACGAGGGCACCTGGTACTACCTGCCCGACTTCCGCAACCTCACCCCCACCCGCGAAGGCCGCAGCGGCACCATCACCCCCGCCGCCCTCTCCCGGACCACCGATGCGGGCGTGGCCTTCACCGCCTACCTCTCGGTGCCCACCACGGGGGCCTATACCTTCGCACTGGATTCCAACGACAGCAGCAGCCTGTGGGTCCACGACGCGAACGTGATCGACAATGACTTCCAGTGGACCGCATCGAAGACCTCGCAGCCGGTCTATCTGCAGGCGGGCCTTCACCCCATCCGCCTCTTCTACCGCCACCGCACCGGCACTCCCGTGCTGAACCTGCGCTACTCGGGCCCGGGCATCACCATGCAAGCGGTGCCGAATTCCGCGCTCTTCGTGGAAGGCCAGCCGCCGGAACTCCGCCCGGACGCCATCACCGCCCGCCTCGGCACGGAAGCCACCTACGACGTGCTCGCGAACGACACGAGCGCGGTGCCGCTCACGCTGCTCTCGACCGGCACCACGCTGCTGGGCACCACCGGCGTCGCGGGCAACCAGCTCAAGCTGACCCCGGGCAACGGCGTCCTCGGCTACGACGAATTCCCCTACGTGGCCACGAACGACAACTTCAGCCAGCACACCTCGCAGGTGGCGGCCACGGTGCTCTTCGACAACGAGATCTGGCTGCCCTTCGAGGAAGGTGCAGGCACCAGCGTGAACCGCGTGGGTGGCAGCACGGCGATCACCGGGACTCTCGCCGGATTCACGAATACCGCCGAGGCCTGGACCACGGGCCGCTTCCACAAGGCGCTGGCCTTTGACGGCATCGACGCCCGCGTGGACTTCCCCGGCATGGCGCTGCCGACGGGACAATCGCCGCGCACCTTCGCCTGCTGGGTGAAGACGGCATCAAGATCCACGCCGGAATTGCAGGCGCTCTTCAGCTACGGCTCGAATATCACCGGCGGACGCTTCCTCGTGCGGCTCGACAACCAGGCGAACGTGGCCTCCGACCAGCCGCTGAAGCTGGAGGTGGGCAATGGCACCGGCCACATCACCGGCACCACCCCGCTGAATGACGGACGCTGGCACCACGTGGCCGTGGTCGTGGACAACCACGACGGCAGCGAGGACGTGAATGTCCGCGAAACGAAGCTCTGGGTGGACGGACGGCTCGACCCCATCTCGTCCTCGGAGGGCCGCGTGCTCGCAACCGGCGCTTCACTGGTCCCCTGCATCGGCGGGTCGAATCACAACAGCGGCTACAACTTCAAGGGCAAGCTGGATGAAGTGCGCATCTTCGACCGTGCCCTGACCGATGCCGAGGTGCAGTCGCTCTACCAGAGCCGCCCCATCTTCCTGACCGTCCCGACGAACCCCACCGGGGACAGCGATGGCGACGGCATCCCCGACGAGGTGGAGGAAATCGCCGGAACCGACCCGAACGACATCAACTCAAGCCTCAAGCTGGACGAGTTCACCGTTTCCGCCGGGAATGTGCACCTCCAGTGGACCGGCAGGCCGGGCCGCGACTACCAGGTGGAGGAAAGCACCGATCTCCGCACGTGGCAGGCCATCCCCGGCCAGGGCCCCATCCGGATCCAGCCGCCTTCGCAGGGCGAGACAGCAGTGCCGGGACCGCTTTCCGTCGATCTCCCGCAGTCGGGCCCAGGCCCCCGCTTCTTCCGGCTCAAGGTGAGCCTGACGGGAGTCTCGTAA